Proteins encoded together in one Pseudoroseomonas cervicalis window:
- a CDS encoding formimidoylglutamate deiminase: protein MTDYFAPVALLPQGWARDVRIATDATGSIASVTPEASADGAERLPGVTIPGLPNLHSHAFQRAMAGHAERRSPPEARTAEGGADSFWTWRQTMYRFVGRFSPEDAEAVAAQLYAECLEWGFTSIAEFHYLHHQPDGTPYADPAEMALRHLAAARRTGIGITLLPSLYRHGGIFGKDPVPGQRRFLNDLDGFWRIVDGVRGAIAGDPQAGLGLAPHSLRAVTPEMLRELSSFAGPIHIHAAEQRREVAECLDATGARPVQWLLDNLPLDPRWCLIHCTHMTEDEATGLARSGAVAGLCPSTEASLGDGIFGLPAYRAAGGRLGFGTDSHVGTSPRDEMRQLETSQRLALQERSVATSPEHPWPGRNLVEAALQGGAQASGRPIAGIAPGQRADLVVLDPDHPALFGRQEDELLDAWVFSGQGNPVTQVVAGGRIVVRDGRHIHAPALAAEFRAAMRRLAA, encoded by the coding sequence ATGACCGACTACTTCGCCCCCGTCGCGCTGCTGCCGCAGGGCTGGGCGCGGGATGTGCGCATCGCCACCGACGCCACGGGGTCGATCGCCAGCGTCACCCCGGAGGCGTCAGCGGACGGGGCGGAGCGCCTGCCCGGCGTCACCATCCCCGGCCTGCCCAACCTGCATTCCCATGCCTTCCAGCGCGCCATGGCCGGCCATGCCGAGCGCCGCTCCCCGCCCGAGGCGCGCACCGCCGAGGGCGGCGCCGATTCCTTCTGGACCTGGCGGCAGACCATGTACCGCTTCGTCGGCCGCTTCTCGCCCGAGGATGCCGAGGCCGTCGCCGCCCAGCTCTACGCCGAATGCCTCGAATGGGGATTCACCAGCATCGCCGAGTTCCACTATCTGCATCACCAGCCGGATGGCACGCCCTATGCCGACCCGGCGGAGATGGCGCTGCGGCATCTGGCGGCGGCGCGCCGCACCGGCATCGGCATCACCCTGCTGCCCAGCCTCTACCGGCATGGCGGCATTTTCGGGAAGGATCCGGTGCCGGGGCAGCGCCGCTTCCTCAACGATCTCGACGGCTTCTGGCGCATCGTGGACGGCGTGCGGGGCGCCATCGCGGGCGACCCGCAGGCGGGCCTCGGCCTCGCCCCGCATTCGCTGCGCGCCGTCACGCCGGAGATGCTGCGCGAGCTTTCCTCCTTCGCCGGCCCGATCCACATCCACGCCGCCGAGCAGCGTCGCGAGGTGGCCGAATGCCTCGACGCCACCGGCGCCCGCCCGGTGCAGTGGCTGCTCGACAACCTCCCCCTCGACCCCCGCTGGTGCCTGATCCACTGCACCCACATGACCGAGGACGAGGCGACGGGCCTGGCCCGCAGCGGCGCCGTCGCCGGCCTCTGCCCCAGCACCGAGGCCTCGCTCGGCGACGGCATCTTCGGCCTGCCGGCCTATCGCGCCGCCGGCGGGCGCCTCGGCTTCGGCACCGACAGCCATGTCGGCACCTCGCCGCGCGACGAGATGCGCCAGCTCGAGACCAGCCAGCGCCTCGCCCTGCAGGAACGCTCCGTCGCCACCAGCCCGGAACACCCGTGGCCCGGCCGCAATTTGGTCGAGGCCGCGCTGCAGGGCGGCGCCCAGGCCAGCGGCCGCCCCATCGCCGGCATCGCCCCCGGCCAGCGCGCCGACCTCGTGGTGCTGGACCCCGACCACCCCGCTCTGTTCGGCCGACAGGAGGATGAATTGCTGGATGCCTGGGTGTTCAGCGGCCAGGGCAACCCGGTGACCCAGGTGGTGGCCGGCGGCCGCATCGTGGTCCGCGACGGCCGCCATATCCACGCGCCCGCCCTTGCGGCAGAGTTCCGCGCCGCGATGAGAAGACTGGCCGCATGA
- the hutC gene encoding histidine utilization repressor has translation MPSDDAPALLPTPSPATPRYQQIKAFILSRVSSGEWGAEDRVPSENELVKMTGVSRVTVNRALRELADAGLLVRVQGVGTFVAGAKPQSSILELRDIAEEMAERGSRHAAQVLAQHAMRADAALAAGFGLPEGAELFRCRLVHREDGVPVQFEERYVNPVIAPRFLEQDFTRITPYRYLTSCAPPERVEHVVEATRPEPDIAAALDIPQDEPCLLIHRRTWSWRVVATRAFLTHPGTRYRLGGALD, from the coding sequence ATGCCCAGCGATGACGCCCCTGCCCTGCTGCCCACGCCGAGTCCGGCGACCCCGCGCTACCAGCAGATCAAGGCCTTCATCCTCAGCCGCGTCTCCAGCGGCGAATGGGGCGCGGAGGACCGGGTCCCCTCCGAGAACGAACTTGTAAAAATGACCGGTGTCTCCCGCGTCACCGTCAACCGGGCGTTGCGGGAGCTGGCGGATGCCGGGCTGCTGGTGCGGGTGCAGGGGGTGGGCACCTTCGTCGCCGGCGCCAAGCCGCAATCCAGCATCCTGGAGCTGCGCGACATCGCCGAGGAAATGGCCGAGCGCGGCAGCCGCCACGCCGCCCAGGTGCTGGCGCAGCATGCGATGCGCGCCGATGCGGCGCTGGCCGCCGGCTTCGGCCTGCCGGAGGGGGCGGAGCTGTTCCGCTGCCGGCTGGTGCATCGCGAGGATGGCGTGCCCGTCCAGTTCGAGGAACGCTACGTCAACCCGGTGATCGCGCCGCGTTTCCTGGAGCAGGATTTCACGCGCATCACCCCCTATCGCTACCTGACCTCCTGCGCGCCGCCGGAGCGGGTGGAGCATGTGGTGGAAGCCACGCGCCCCGAGCCCGACATCGCCGCCGCGCTGGACATCCCGCAAGACGAACCCTGCCTGCTGATCCACCGCCGGACCTGGTCCTGGCGTGTCGTGGCGACGCGGGCCTTTCTCACCCATCCCGGCACGCGCTACCGCCTCGGCGGCGCGCTCGATTGA
- the hutU gene encoding urocanate hydratase, giving the protein MSNTRLRNAPAIRAPRGATLTAKQWTTEAAMRMLMNNLDDEVAERPGELVVYGGIGRAARDWQSYERIIDVLKRLEENQTLLVQSGKPVGVFETHKDAPRVLIANSNLVPAWANWEHFNELDRAGLMMYGQMTAGSWIYIGSQGIVQGTYETFVEAGRQHFGGDLSGRWILTAGLGGMGGAQPLAGVFAGAAVLAVECQPSRIEKRLETGYLDARADSLDEALAMIQQACTEKKAISIGLLGNAAEIFPELVRRGVKPDIATDQTSAHDPSNGYLPAGWTLEEWEAKRQSDPRGVAAAAKRSMVAHVQAMLDFQKLGSAVLDYGNNIRQMAKDEGLANAFDFPGFVPAYIRPLFCRGIGPFRWAALSGDPEDIRKTDAKVKELIPDDQHLHRWLDMAQERIQFQGLPARICWVGLGQRHRLGLAFNEMVAKGELSAPIVIGRDHLDSGSVASPNRETEAMQDGSDAVSDWPLLNALLNTASGATWVSLHHGGGVGMGYSQHAGMVIVADGTEDAARRLKRVLWNDPATGVMRHADAGYDIAIDCAREQGLDLPMIGKR; this is encoded by the coding sequence ATGAGCAACACCCGCCTGCGCAATGCCCCCGCCATCCGCGCTCCGCGCGGCGCCACGCTGACCGCCAAGCAGTGGACCACCGAGGCGGCGATGCGGATGCTGATGAACAACCTCGACGATGAGGTGGCCGAGCGCCCCGGCGAGCTGGTGGTCTATGGCGGCATCGGCCGCGCCGCGCGCGACTGGCAGAGCTATGAGCGGATCATCGACGTGCTGAAGCGGCTGGAAGAGAACCAGACGCTGCTGGTGCAGTCGGGCAAGCCGGTCGGCGTGTTCGAGACGCACAAGGACGCGCCGCGCGTGCTGATCGCCAATTCCAACCTGGTTCCCGCCTGGGCGAACTGGGAGCACTTCAACGAGTTGGATCGCGCCGGGCTGATGATGTACGGCCAGATGACGGCCGGCTCCTGGATCTATATCGGCAGCCAGGGCATCGTGCAGGGCACCTACGAGACCTTCGTCGAGGCCGGGCGGCAGCATTTCGGAGGCGACCTCTCCGGGCGCTGGATCCTGACGGCAGGGCTCGGCGGCATGGGCGGCGCGCAGCCCCTGGCCGGCGTGTTCGCCGGCGCCGCGGTGCTGGCGGTGGAATGCCAGCCCAGCCGCATCGAGAAGCGGCTGGAGACGGGTTATCTCGACGCCCGCGCCGACAGCCTGGACGAGGCGCTGGCGATGATCCAGCAGGCCTGCACCGAGAAAAAGGCCATCAGCATCGGCCTGCTGGGCAATGCGGCGGAGATTTTTCCGGAGCTGGTGCGGCGCGGCGTGAAGCCCGACATCGCCACCGACCAAACCAGCGCGCATGACCCGTCGAACGGCTACCTGCCCGCCGGCTGGACGCTGGAGGAATGGGAGGCGAAGCGCCAGAGCGACCCGCGCGGCGTCGCCGCCGCCGCCAAGCGCTCGATGGTGGCGCATGTGCAGGCGATGCTCGACTTCCAGAAGCTGGGCAGCGCCGTGCTCGACTACGGCAACAACATCCGGCAGATGGCCAAGGATGAAGGCCTGGCCAATGCCTTCGACTTCCCGGGCTTCGTGCCGGCCTATATCCGCCCGCTCTTCTGCCGTGGCATCGGGCCCTTCCGCTGGGCGGCGCTGTCCGGTGACCCGGAGGACATCCGCAAGACCGACGCCAAGGTGAAGGAGCTGATCCCCGACGACCAGCACCTGCATCGCTGGCTCGACATGGCGCAGGAAAGAATCCAGTTCCAGGGCCTGCCGGCGCGCATCTGCTGGGTGGGGCTGGGGCAGCGGCACCGGCTCGGCCTCGCCTTCAACGAGATGGTGGCGAAGGGCGAACTCTCGGCGCCCATCGTCATCGGCCGCGACCATCTCGATTCCGGCTCCGTCGCCTCCCCCAATCGCGAGACGGAGGCGATGCAGGACGGCTCGGACGCCGTCTCCGACTGGCCGCTGCTGAACGCGCTGCTCAACACCGCCTCGGGCGCCACCTGGGTGTCGCTGCATCATGGCGGCGGCGTCGGCATGGGCTATTCGCAGCATGCCGGCATGGTGATCGTCGCCGACGGCACGGAGGATGCGGCGCGCCGGCTGAAGCGCGTGCTGTGGAACGACCCCGCGACCGGCGTGATGCGCCATGCCGATGCCGGCTACGACATCGCCATCGACTGCGCCCGCGAACAGGGCCTCGACCTGCCGATGATCGGGAAGCGCTGA
- the hutH gene encoding histidine ammonia-lyase yields MTIAPGQADLAQLRAIAEGAALGLPEGWQAPLERAVAALAARIDSGEALYGVNTGFGKLASQRIGREDLAKLQRNLLRSHAAGIGPFLPAPVVRLILALKALSLARGASAVRPVVVEGLLALLNAGVLPAIPAKGSVGASGDLAPLAHLSLVLIGEGEAILGEEVLPGAEALQRAGLTPLELGPKEGLALLNGTQVSTALALTGLFAAARLWRSGITAGALSTDAARGSDTPFDPRIHALRNQPGQIAAAAALRALLAGSAIRDSHREGDSRVQDPYCLRCQPQVMGACLDLLHNAAATLAREANAVTDNPLVTEEGEVLSGGNFHAEPVAFAADTIALALAEIGALSERRIALLTDPVLSTLPAFLVREGGLNSGFMIAQVTAAALASENKSLAHPRSVDSLPTSANQEDHVSMATGAALRLAEMADNVAAILAIELLEGAQGVEFHRPLASSAPLEEAVRAVRAVAAPWEEDRHMAPDIAAVKRLVEHGAFAGIALPSELSGSLPA; encoded by the coding sequence CTGACCATCGCCCCGGGCCAGGCGGATCTGGCCCAGCTGCGCGCCATCGCCGAGGGCGCTGCGCTCGGACTGCCGGAGGGCTGGCAGGCGCCGCTGGAGCGCGCCGTGGCGGCGCTGGCCGCGCGCATCGACAGCGGCGAGGCGCTGTATGGCGTCAACACCGGCTTCGGCAAGCTGGCCAGCCAGCGCATCGGGCGCGAGGACCTGGCGAAGCTGCAGCGCAACCTGCTGCGCAGCCATGCCGCCGGCATCGGCCCCTTCCTGCCGGCGCCGGTAGTGCGGCTGATCCTGGCGCTGAAGGCGCTGTCCCTGGCGCGCGGCGCCTCCGCCGTGCGGCCCGTGGTGGTGGAAGGGCTGCTGGCGCTGCTCAATGCCGGCGTGCTGCCGGCCATCCCGGCCAAGGGCTCGGTCGGCGCCTCGGGCGACCTGGCGCCGCTGGCGCATCTCTCCCTGGTGCTGATCGGCGAAGGCGAGGCCATCCTCGGCGAGGAGGTGCTGCCCGGCGCCGAAGCGCTGCAGCGCGCCGGCCTCACGCCGCTGGAGCTGGGGCCGAAGGAAGGGCTGGCGCTGCTGAACGGCACGCAGGTCTCCACCGCGCTGGCGCTGACCGGGTTGTTCGCCGCCGCGCGGCTGTGGCGCAGCGGCATCACCGCCGGCGCGCTCAGCACCGATGCGGCGCGCGGCTCCGACACGCCCTTCGACCCGCGCATCCATGCGCTGCGCAACCAGCCGGGGCAGATCGCCGCCGCCGCCGCGCTGCGCGCGCTGCTCGCCGGCAGCGCCATCCGCGACAGCCATCGCGAGGGCGACAGCCGCGTGCAGGACCCCTATTGCCTGCGCTGCCAGCCGCAGGTGATGGGCGCCTGCCTCGACTTGCTGCACAACGCCGCGGCGACGCTGGCGCGGGAGGCCAATGCGGTGACCGACAACCCGCTGGTGACCGAGGAGGGCGAGGTGCTGTCGGGCGGCAATTTCCACGCCGAACCCGTGGCCTTCGCCGCCGACACCATCGCCCTGGCGCTCGCCGAGATCGGCGCCCTGTCGGAGCGCCGCATCGCCCTGCTGACCGACCCGGTGCTCTCCACCCTGCCCGCCTTCCTGGTGCGCGAGGGCGGGCTGAATTCCGGCTTCATGATCGCGCAGGTGACGGCGGCGGCGCTGGCCAGCGAGAACAAGTCGCTGGCCCATCCGCGCAGCGTCGACAGCCTGCCCACCAGCGCCAACCAGGAGGACCATGTCAGCATGGCCACCGGCGCCGCGCTGCGCCTGGCGGAGATGGCCGACAATGTCGCCGCCATCCTGGCGATCGAGCTGCTGGAAGGCGCGCAGGGGGTGGAGTTCCACCGCCCCCTCGCCTCCTCCGCCCCGCTGGAGGAGGCGGTGCGGGCGGTCCGCGCCGTCGCCGCGCCCTGGGAGGAGGATCGCCACATGGCGCCCGACATCGCGGCCGTGAAGCGGCTGGTCGAGCATGGCGCCTTCGCCGGCATCGCGCTGCCCAGCGAGCTGTCGGGGAGCCTGCCGGCATGA
- the hutI gene encoding imidazolonepropionase, producing the protein MSGFDHVWEEANLATMQGEGLGLVEDGALAVKDGRIAWVGPRANLPRHDAPVTRCGGAWILPGLIDCHTHLVFGANRAAEFEQRLAGATYEEIARAGGGIFSSVRATRAASEAELLEQATPRLQGLMAEGVTTVEIKSGYGLDLDSELKMLRVARRLGAAHPVEVVTSLLAAHAVPPDFPGGAEAYTDFVVRDAIPLAAQTGLADAVDAFCERIAFSPEQTARVFDAAKAAGLPVKLHADQLSDLGGAALAARYGALSADHLEYASAAGLAAMAAAGTVAVLLPGATYFIREAKHPDIAAMRAAGVRIALSTDMNPGSSPARSLLLMLNLGCTLFRLTVEEALRGVTLHAAAALGLADRGVLAVGKRADFALYGINRPAELCYWLGGNPCLSRVLAGRAG; encoded by the coding sequence ATGAGCGGCTTCGACCATGTCTGGGAGGAGGCGAATCTCGCCACCATGCAGGGCGAGGGCCTCGGCCTGGTGGAGGATGGCGCGCTGGCGGTGAAGGATGGCCGCATCGCCTGGGTCGGCCCGCGCGCCAATCTGCCGCGCCACGACGCGCCGGTGACGCGCTGCGGCGGCGCCTGGATCCTGCCCGGGCTGATCGATTGCCACACCCATCTGGTGTTCGGGGCCAACCGCGCCGCCGAGTTCGAGCAGCGCCTGGCGGGTGCGACCTATGAGGAGATCGCCCGCGCGGGGGGCGGCATCTTTTCCAGTGTGCGCGCCACGCGGGCGGCCAGCGAGGCCGAGTTGCTGGAACAGGCCACGCCGCGCCTGCAGGGGCTGATGGCGGAAGGCGTCACCACGGTCGAGATCAAATCCGGCTACGGGCTCGACCTCGATTCCGAGCTGAAGATGCTGCGCGTGGCGCGCCGCCTGGGGGCCGCCCATCCGGTGGAGGTGGTGACCAGCCTGCTCGCCGCCCATGCCGTGCCGCCGGACTTCCCGGGCGGCGCCGAGGCCTATACCGATTTCGTGGTGCGGGACGCCATTCCGCTGGCGGCGCAGACAGGCCTCGCCGATGCGGTGGATGCCTTCTGCGAGCGCATCGCCTTCTCGCCCGAGCAGACGGCGCGGGTGTTCGACGCGGCGAAGGCGGCCGGCCTGCCGGTGAAGCTGCATGCCGACCAGCTTTCCGATCTCGGCGGCGCGGCGCTGGCGGCGCGCTATGGCGCGCTCTCGGCCGACCATCTGGAATATGCCAGCGCCGCGGGGCTGGCGGCGATGGCGGCTGCCGGCACCGTCGCCGTGCTGCTGCCGGGGGCGACCTATTTCATCCGCGAGGCGAAGCACCCCGACATCGCCGCCATGCGCGCGGCCGGGGTGCGGATCGCGCTGTCGACCGACATGAATCCCGGCTCCTCCCCGGCGCGGTCGCTGCTGCTGATGCTCAATCTGGGCTGCACCCTGTTCCGCCTGACGGTGGAGGAGGCGCTGCGCGGCGTCACCCTGCACGCCGCCGCGGCGCTGGGCCTGGCCGATCGCGGCGTGCTGGCGGTGGGCAAGCGGGCCGATTTCGCCCTCTACGGCATCAACCGCCCGGCGGAGCTCTGCTACTGGCTCGGCGGGAATCCCTGCCTCTCCCGCGTGCTGGCGGGCCGCGCCGGCTGA
- the pdhA gene encoding pyruvate dehydrogenase (acetyl-transferring) E1 component subunit alpha, which produces MVQGAEAGTTKRRGKAKAPPSNSGGLSQEQMLQAYRDMLLIRRFEEKAGQLYGMGLIGGFCHLYIGQEAVVVGMQMCLMPGDQVITSYRDHGHMLATGMEARGVMAELTGRSGGYSKGKGGSMHMFSREKGFFGGHGIVGAQVSLGAGLAFANMYNQNGNVCLTYYGDGAANQGQVFESYNLAALFKLPVVFIIENNKYGMGTSADRASASKDRSKDGTPWGIPGEQVDGMDVEAVKAAGERAVAHCREGKGPYILEMKTYRYRGHSMSDPAKYRTREEVQKMREQHDCIETARKRLLEGGLPEDALKNVDDEVKRIVADSAEFAQTSPEPDESELWTDVLLEAR; this is translated from the coding sequence ATGGTCCAAGGCGCCGAAGCGGGCACCACCAAGCGTCGCGGCAAGGCAAAGGCCCCGCCCAGCAATTCGGGCGGCCTGTCGCAGGAACAGATGCTGCAGGCCTATCGCGACATGCTGCTGATCCGGCGCTTCGAGGAGAAGGCGGGCCAGCTCTACGGCATGGGTCTGATCGGCGGCTTCTGCCACCTCTATATCGGCCAGGAAGCGGTCGTGGTCGGCATGCAGATGTGCCTGATGCCGGGCGACCAGGTCATCACCTCCTACCGCGACCATGGCCACATGCTGGCCACCGGCATGGAGGCCCGCGGCGTGATGGCGGAGCTGACCGGCCGGTCGGGCGGCTATTCCAAGGGCAAGGGCGGGAGCATGCACATGTTCTCGCGCGAGAAGGGCTTCTTCGGCGGCCATGGCATCGTGGGCGCGCAGGTCAGCCTCGGCGCCGGCCTGGCCTTCGCCAACATGTACAACCAGAACGGCAATGTCTGCCTGACCTATTATGGCGACGGCGCCGCCAATCAGGGCCAGGTGTTCGAGAGCTACAACCTCGCCGCCCTGTTCAAGCTGCCGGTCGTGTTCATCATCGAGAACAACAAATACGGCATGGGCACCAGCGCCGACCGCGCCTCCGCCTCCAAGGACCGCTCCAAGGACGGCACGCCCTGGGGCATCCCGGGCGAGCAGGTGGACGGCATGGATGTCGAGGCGGTGAAGGCCGCCGGCGAGCGCGCCGTCGCCCATTGCCGCGAGGGCAAGGGTCCGTACATCCTCGAGATGAAGACCTACCGCTATCGCGGCCACTCCATGTCCGACCCGGCGAAGTACCGCACGCGGGAGGAGGTGCAGAAGATGCGCGAGCAGCATGACTGCATCGAGACCGCCCGCAAGCGCCTGCTGGAAGGCGGCCTGCCGGAGGATGCGCTGAAGAATGTCGATGACGAGGTGAAGCGCATCGTCGCCGATTCCGCCGAATTCGCCCAGACCTCGCCCGAGCCTGACGAGAGCGAGCTGTGGACCGACGTGCTGCTGGAGGCCCGCTGA
- a CDS encoding pyruvate dehydrogenase complex E1 component subunit beta, with product MGATILMPALSPTMTEGKLARWLKKEGDAVKAGDVLAEIETDKATMEVEAVDEGTLTKILVSEGTEGVAVNSAIAELDGGDGAAASGPQQPVSNATRAGGETAEVAKEAEDTAAIAAKGTEQRPETDAQPKAPAQEAEKDWGETRSITVREALRDAMAAEMRRDDKVFLIGEEVAQYQGAYKVSQGLLDEFGPKRVVDMPITEHGFTGMAVGAAFTGLKPIVEFMTFNFSMQAIDQIVNSAAKTLYMSGGQLGCPIVFRGPNGAAARVAAQHSQCYASWYAHVPGLKVVAPWSSADAKGLLRAAIRDPNPVVFLENEILYGQSFECPTDEDFILPIGKAKVERQGKDVTIVAFSIEVGLALKAADKLAEQGIDAEVINLRTIRPLDTETIVASVKKTNRLVTVEEGWAFSGIGAEVAMQVIEHAFDHLDAPPVRVAGLDVPMPYAANLEKLALPTVEHVVEAAKTVTYKK from the coding sequence ATGGGTGCCACGATCCTGATGCCCGCCCTCTCCCCCACCATGACCGAGGGGAAGCTGGCGCGCTGGCTGAAGAAGGAAGGCGACGCGGTCAAGGCCGGCGATGTGCTGGCCGAGATCGAGACCGACAAGGCGACCATGGAAGTGGAAGCCGTCGATGAGGGCACGCTGACCAAGATCCTAGTGTCCGAGGGCACCGAGGGCGTCGCGGTCAACTCCGCCATCGCCGAGCTGGATGGCGGCGACGGCGCCGCCGCCTCCGGCCCGCAGCAGCCCGTCTCCAACGCGACGCGCGCCGGCGGCGAGACCGCCGAGGTGGCGAAGGAGGCCGAGGACACGGCCGCCATCGCCGCCAAGGGCACCGAGCAGCGGCCGGAGACGGACGCCCAGCCCAAGGCCCCGGCGCAGGAGGCCGAGAAGGATTGGGGCGAGACCAGGAGCATCACCGTGCGCGAGGCGCTGCGCGATGCCATGGCCGCCGAGATGCGCCGCGACGACAAGGTCTTCCTGATCGGCGAGGAGGTCGCGCAGTACCAGGGCGCCTACAAGGTGTCGCAGGGGCTGCTCGACGAGTTCGGGCCGAAGCGCGTGGTGGACATGCCGATCACCGAGCATGGCTTCACCGGCATGGCGGTGGGCGCGGCCTTCACCGGGCTGAAGCCGATCGTCGAGTTCATGACCTTCAACTTCTCCATGCAGGCGATCGACCAGATCGTGAACAGCGCCGCCAAGACGCTGTACATGTCCGGCGGCCAGCTGGGCTGCCCGATCGTCTTCCGCGGCCCGAACGGCGCCGCGGCGCGCGTCGCGGCGCAGCACAGCCAGTGCTACGCCTCCTGGTACGCGCATGTGCCGGGGCTGAAGGTGGTCGCACCCTGGTCCTCGGCCGACGCCAAGGGCCTGCTGCGCGCCGCCATCCGCGACCCCAACCCGGTGGTCTTCCTGGAAAACGAGATCCTCTACGGGCAGAGCTTCGAATGCCCGACCGATGAGGATTTCATCCTGCCGATCGGCAAGGCCAAGGTCGAGCGCCAGGGCAAGGACGTCACCATCGTCGCCTTCTCGATCGAGGTCGGGCTGGCGCTGAAGGCGGCGGACAAGCTGGCCGAGCAGGGCATCGATGCGGAGGTCATCAACCTCCGCACCATCCGCCCGCTCGACACCGAGACCATCGTCGCCTCGGTGAAGAAGACCAACCGGCTGGTCACCGTCGAGGAAGGCTGGGCCTTCTCCGGCATCGGCGCCGAGGTGGCGATGCAGGTGATCGAGCACGCCTTTGACCATCTGGACGCGCCGCCGGTGCGGGTCGCCGGCCTCGACGTGCCGATGCCCTACGCCGCCAATCTCGAGAAGCTCGCGCTGCCGACCGTCGAGCATGTGGTCGAGGCTGCCAAAACCGTCACCTACAAGAAGTAA
- a CDS encoding pyruvate dehydrogenase complex dihydrolipoamide acetyltransferase, protein MATNILMPALSPTMTEGNLARWLKKEGEAVKAGDVIAEIETDKATMEFEAVDEGILGKILVAEGTEGVAVNTPIGILVEEGEAVPDAAEAKPAPKAEAPKAEAPKAEAPEPEAKAEATPQARPQTKAEGGRVFASPLARRMAEQAGIDLSGIQGSGPNGRIVKADVEAAAGKPKQAPAAAKQDAAPAAAAASPAPSAAPKAAAPAITAPHTAVPNSSMRKVIAKRLSESKATVPHFYVSMDIELDALLKLRADLNARAPKDGPGAFKLSVNDLIIKAAARVLRQYPNVNASWTDDAIIQYHDVDISVAVSIPDGLITPIVKKADQKGLAAISNEMKDLAARAKSGKLKLEEFQGGSFSISNMGMFGVTSFSAIINPPQGGILAVGAGQQRAVVKDGALAVATVMTCTLSVDHRVVDGALAAEWMAAFKKVVEDPLSLML, encoded by the coding sequence ATGGCGACCAACATCCTGATGCCCGCCCTCTCGCCCACCATGACCGAGGGCAACCTCGCCCGGTGGCTGAAGAAGGAAGGCGAGGCGGTCAAGGCCGGCGATGTCATCGCCGAGATCGAGACCGACAAGGCGACGATGGAGTTCGAGGCCGTGGATGAGGGCATCCTCGGCAAGATCCTGGTCGCCGAGGGGACCGAGGGGGTGGCGGTGAACACCCCGATCGGCATCCTGGTCGAGGAAGGCGAGGCCGTGCCCGACGCGGCCGAGGCCAAGCCGGCGCCGAAGGCCGAGGCCCCGAAGGCGGAAGCGCCGAAGGCCGAGGCCCCGGAGCCGGAGGCCAAGGCCGAGGCGACGCCGCAGGCCAGGCCGCAGACCAAGGCCGAAGGCGGTCGCGTCTTCGCCTCGCCGCTCGCCCGCCGCATGGCGGAGCAGGCGGGTATCGACCTGTCGGGCATCCAGGGCTCCGGCCCGAATGGCCGCATCGTCAAGGCGGATGTCGAGGCCGCCGCCGGCAAGCCGAAGCAGGCCCCCGCCGCCGCGAAGCAGGACGCCGCCCCGGCCGCCGCTGCCGCCTCCCCCGCCCCTTCCGCCGCGCCGAAGGCCGCGGCGCCCGCCATCACCGCCCCGCACACGGCGGTGCCCAACTCCTCCATGCGCAAGGTCATCGCCAAGCGCCTGTCGGAGAGCAAGGCGACGGTGCCGCATTTCTATGTCTCGATGGATATCGAGCTGGATGCGCTGCTGAAGCTGCGGGCCGATCTGAACGCCCGCGCGCCGAAGGACGGCCCCGGCGCCTTCAAGCTCTCGGTCAACGATTTGATCATCAAGGCCGCCGCGCGGGTGCTGCGCCAGTATCCGAACGTCAACGCCTCCTGGACCGATGACGCGATCATCCAGTACCACGACGTGGACATCTCGGTGGCCGTGTCGATCCCGGACGGGCTGATCACGCCGATCGTCAAGAAGGCCGACCAGAAGGGCCTGGCCGCCATCAGCAACGAGATGAAGGACCTGGCCGCCCGCGCCAAATCCGGCAAGCTCAAGCTGGAGGAGTTCCAGGGCGGCAGCTTCAGCATCTCCAACATGGGGATGTTCGGCGTCACCAGCTTCTCGGCCATCATCAATCCGCCGCAGGGCGGCATCCTGGCGGTCGGCGCCGGGCAGCAGCGCGCGGTGGTGAAGGATGGGGCGCTGGCCGTGGCCACCGTCATGACCTGCACCCTCTCGGTCGATCACCGCGTCGTCGATGGTGCGCTGGCCGCCGAATGGATGGCCGCCTTCAAGAAGGTGGTCGAGGATCCGCTGAGCCTGATGCTCTGA